A region from the uncultured Draconibacterium sp. genome encodes:
- a CDS encoding nitroreductase family protein: protein MIKELIIRNRSYRRFDESEKISAATIGKWIELANLSASARNAQPLKYAIITNPEMCAKIFPFLGWAGYLSDWKGPVEGERPVAYVAVIKDRQIADNHYCDDGIAMQSILLGATEEGFGGCMIGSVNKAKVSRLLGLAEKQELLWIIALGKPAEQVVIDPVNNGNIKYWRDEKDVHHVPKRGLDEVLVYTD, encoded by the coding sequence ATGATAAAAGAACTTATTATCCGAAATAGAAGTTATCGTCGTTTTGATGAATCAGAAAAAATTTCAGCAGCAACTATTGGCAAATGGATTGAGCTGGCGAATCTTTCGGCAAGTGCACGAAATGCACAACCATTAAAATATGCTATTATTACAAACCCCGAAATGTGTGCTAAAATATTTCCTTTTCTGGGGTGGGCAGGTTATTTATCCGATTGGAAAGGCCCGGTAGAAGGAGAAAGGCCGGTAGCCTATGTGGCGGTAATAAAAGATCGGCAAATAGCGGATAACCATTATTGCGACGATGGTATTGCCATGCAGAGTATTTTACTGGGAGCTACCGAAGAGGGTTTTGGTGGTTGCATGATTGGGTCGGTAAACAAGGCAAAAGTATCGCGGCTTTTGGGTCTTGCCGAAAAGCAGGAATTGTTATGGATCATTGCATTGGGGAAACCTGCCGAGCAGGTAGTTATCGATCCGGTAAATAATGGTAATATAAAATACTGGCGCGATGAGAAAGACGTACACCATGTGCCCAAAAGAGGACTGGATGAGGTGCTTGTTTACACCGATTAA